The genome window CGCTGGTCGGGTCCGCGATGTGCTGCGGGCCCGGATGGTGCCGGAGGCCGCGCCCCGGTCCTGCCAGTCGCCGGCCCTGCTGCGCGTCGCGGAGGAACGGCTCCGGCAGATCGAACGCAAGCGGTACGACGCCGTCCACGATGACCAGCGCACGTCCGGCCAGCTGTGGCAGATGGCGTGCTGGTGGGCCGATCCGGAGTCGACCTGGCTCGACTGGCCGTACGTCGATGGCTATCCGGAGCACGGTGACCGCGTCGCCGACCTCGTGCGTGCCGCCGCCCTGCTGACGGCCGAGGCGGACCGGATGCTGCGGCTCAGAGCCCAGGGACTGGCGTGACCGCGCGCCCGCCGGCCCGGCCGGACCTGCCTCCGGTGCTGTGCCTGGACTGCGCGACGCCGCTCACCGACCCCAAAGCGCGGGCGCGTCGGGTCGGATCGCTGTGCTGGCGGCGCCGGCGGGCCGAGGCCCGCCGCCAGGAACAGGCGGCGGCCGCCTCGGTGCTCCCCGACCCGGTGCGGGTGCGTGGCGGCCGCGACGCCGGCCACGACGGACCAACGCTCGTCGACCCGGCCGGCGTCATCGAGGAGGCATCCCGGTGACCCGCCGCACCCCGGCCCGGTCGCGGGTACCGCCGCACCTCCACCAGGCCACACGAGATCTGCCGGCGGACCACCGTGGCCGCCGGGTCTGTGTCGTGTGCGGGCTGCTCGGCGAGCCGGGCGACGCGCACCACCCGATCACCCTGCCAACCACCCCGGTGTCCCCGGTCCTCGCCGCCGCTGCGGCGGCTCGGGACGCCGCGATCTTGGGAGAACGAGATGCCGATTGAGGATGACGAGTTCGAGACGGCGTACCGGGCCGCGATGGCTGCCCGGCCGGGTCAGGCCGTCTACCCGGACGACGTCCGCAGGTCACTCGGCCAGGCCCGGCGGCCCGCCCTCCGGACGCCGGCACCGGTCCGGCCCGCCCCCGTCAAGCCGGTGGCCCGGCCGGCCGTCGCCGAACCGGCGCCAGCGTCGCCGGCGGCCGCCGTGGCGTCGACGGGCGTCGAGCGCGCGGGTTGGCTCGGCCGGCGCTGGCGGTGGCACGCCACGGTGATCACTCCGTCCGGCGACGAGCACACCGTCACCGGCCACGCGTGGCGCTGGGCGACGGCGTGTGACCGCGCTGCCCGGGTCGCGCAGATCCTGCTGACGCAGGTGACCGATGGGTGACCCGACCAAGCCCGCGCGACAGGAGCTGGGGACTGAGGTCTGGGTGC of Solwaraspora sp. WMMD792 contains these proteins:
- a CDS encoding DUF6011 domain-containing protein gives rise to the protein MTARPPARPDLPPVLCLDCATPLTDPKARARRVGSLCWRRRRAEARRQEQAAAASVLPDPVRVRGGRDAGHDGPTLVDPAGVIEEASR